In one Bradyrhizobium cosmicum genomic region, the following are encoded:
- a CDS encoding response regulator, producing the protein MTNSTQTVLVIEDDQQTRDLIARYLREHSFSVGAVTNGKEMDRYLSHNRVDLIVLDLMLPGEDGLSLCRRLRAGSSTPIIILTAKGEDLDRILGLEMGADDYLPKPFNPRELLARINAVLRRQSSGLVAGSAATRLTFQGWMVDLRMRELRDPEGAQVPLTSAEFDLLQAFCERAGRILTRDSLLNMTRGRPGGGFGRSIDVLVSRLRRKLDRTEGTSVIRTVRTGGYIFTPVVKEA; encoded by the coding sequence ATGACAAACAGCACACAGACGGTCCTGGTCATCGAAGACGACCAGCAGACCCGCGACCTCATCGCGCGTTATCTGCGCGAGCATTCGTTTTCGGTTGGCGCGGTCACGAACGGCAAGGAGATGGACCGCTATCTGTCGCACAACCGGGTCGACCTGATCGTGCTCGACCTGATGCTGCCCGGCGAGGACGGCCTCAGCCTGTGCCGGCGGCTGCGTGCAGGTTCATCGACCCCGATCATCATTCTCACCGCAAAGGGCGAGGACCTCGACCGGATCCTCGGCCTCGAAATGGGTGCCGACGACTATCTGCCAAAGCCGTTCAACCCGCGCGAGCTTCTCGCCAGAATCAACGCCGTGCTGCGCCGGCAGTCGAGCGGACTCGTGGCCGGATCTGCTGCAACGCGCCTGACGTTCCAGGGTTGGATGGTCGATCTCCGGATGCGCGAATTGCGCGACCCTGAAGGCGCGCAGGTGCCGCTGACCAGCGCCGAGTTCGACCTGCTGCAGGCCTTCTGCGAAAGGGCCGGCCGTATTCTCACCCGCGACAGCCTTCTCAACATGACGCGCGGCCGTCCGGGCGGCGGTTTTGGCCGCAGCATCGACGTGCTGGTCAGTCGGCTGCGCCGCAAGCTCGACCGGACCGAAGGCACATCCGTGATCCGGACAGTCCGCACCGGCGGCTACATCTTCACGCCGGTGGTGAAGGAAGCATGA
- a CDS encoding MFS transporter — protein sequence MHSADRPATRLATRLAFLVAGFGIACWAPLVPFAKTRLGVDDGVLGLLLLSLGIGSVVAMLMTGVMSARYGSKPIIIAGGLGLALVLPLLAVASTPATLALALLAFGAALGSIDVAMNIHAVEVERDAGRPLMSGFHALFSIGGFAGSALMTALLSLQTGALASTLTCSVLMLIAMLISWPRLLSSVQVQDGPLFVLPHGSVLLLALLGAITFLVEGAMLDWSALLVIGAGLVSETQGGIGYIVFSIAMTVGRLGGDAVVARIGDRATLIWGSLIAIAGFVLLLTAPVAAVAVAGFLLIGLGASNLVPVLFRRAARQKVMPTGLAVAAITTAGYAGILVGPAGVGFVARLGGLPMAFWLLAALMGLVTLSARIVTRRRA from the coding sequence ATGCATTCCGCCGACCGGCCGGCGACGCGCCTTGCGACTCGGCTCGCCTTCCTCGTCGCGGGCTTCGGCATCGCGTGCTGGGCGCCGCTGGTGCCGTTCGCGAAGACGCGGCTCGGCGTGGACGACGGCGTGCTCGGGCTGCTGCTGCTCAGCCTCGGCATCGGCTCTGTCGTCGCGATGCTCATGACCGGCGTGATGAGCGCGCGCTACGGCAGCAAGCCGATCATCATCGCGGGCGGGCTCGGTCTGGCGCTGGTGCTGCCGCTGCTGGCTGTCGCGAGCACGCCGGCCACGCTGGCGCTCGCGCTGCTCGCCTTCGGCGCGGCGCTCGGCTCGATCGACGTCGCCATGAACATCCATGCGGTCGAGGTGGAGCGCGACGCGGGCCGTCCGCTGATGTCCGGTTTCCATGCCCTGTTCAGCATCGGCGGCTTCGCCGGATCGGCGCTGATGACCGCGCTGCTGTCACTGCAAACAGGCGCGCTCGCCTCTACGCTGACCTGCTCGGTCCTGATGCTGATCGCGATGCTGATCAGCTGGCCGCGCCTGCTTTCCTCGGTGCAGGTCCAGGACGGGCCGTTGTTCGTGCTGCCGCATGGCTCGGTGCTGCTGCTGGCGCTGCTGGGCGCCATCACCTTCCTCGTCGAAGGCGCGATGCTCGACTGGAGTGCGCTGCTCGTGATCGGCGCGGGCCTCGTCTCCGAGACGCAGGGCGGGATCGGCTACATCGTGTTCTCGATCGCGATGACGGTGGGGCGGCTCGGCGGCGACGCCGTCGTCGCGCGCATCGGGGACCGCGCGACATTGATCTGGGGCAGCCTCATTGCGATCGCGGGTTTCGTGTTGCTGCTCACGGCGCCCGTAGCCGCGGTCGCCGTCGCGGGCTTCCTGCTGATCGGGCTCGGCGCCTCGAATCTCGTGCCGGTGCTGTTCCGCCGGGCGGCGAGGCAAAAGGTGATGCCGACAGGGCTCGCCGTCGCGGCGATCACGACCGCGGGCTATGCCGGCATCCTGGTCGGTCCTGCCGGTGTCGGCTTCGTCGCACGTCTCGGCGGACTGCCGATGGCATTCTGGCTGCTTGCTGCACTGATGGGTCTCGTCACGCTGTCGGCCCGCATCGTCACGCGCCGGCGCGCCTGA
- a CDS encoding Bug family tripartite tricarboxylate transporter substrate binding protein, whose product MPSLSRRQFVHALSGAAALAGLSRSAHGADYPSRPIRLVHPYGAGGAGDQIGRPWVDKMSSLLGPTFVDYIGGAGGAIGTAAVAREAPDGYSLLLGNGSTQVIIPLTTANPGYSVDDFRAIYRLISTALVFAVHPSLPVTDLRELIAYAKANPGKLSYGTPGIATGNHLVGESFKQQAGALDIVHVPYRGMSQAANDLVSGQISLIIGVMSVQLKELGEAGKVRLLAVTTEKRLSGAPEIPTAVESGMPDLRYEGWFGIFAPRRTDDAIIDRIAQATRLAMSDPALLAGYRAQGLEPDSDSSPDKFQRIVEATTASLAPVIKSIGLSKL is encoded by the coding sequence ATGCCTTCTCTCTCGCGCCGGCAGTTCGTCCATGCCTTATCGGGCGCGGCGGCGCTGGCAGGACTGTCGCGTAGCGCACATGGTGCCGATTATCCGTCCCGCCCCATTCGCCTTGTGCATCCGTACGGGGCCGGCGGAGCGGGGGACCAGATCGGGCGTCCCTGGGTGGACAAGATGTCGTCGCTGCTCGGGCCGACCTTCGTCGACTATATCGGCGGTGCCGGCGGCGCGATCGGGACCGCTGCGGTCGCACGCGAGGCGCCCGACGGCTACTCGCTGCTGCTCGGCAACGGCTCCACGCAGGTCATCATTCCCCTGACCACGGCCAATCCCGGCTATTCCGTCGACGATTTCCGCGCCATCTACCGCTTGATCAGCACCGCGCTGGTTTTCGCCGTGCATCCGTCGCTGCCGGTCACAGACCTGCGCGAGTTGATCGCCTATGCCAAGGCCAATCCGGGGAAGCTCTCCTACGGGACGCCCGGCATCGCCACCGGCAACCATCTGGTCGGCGAAAGCTTCAAGCAGCAGGCGGGTGCGTTGGACATCGTCCATGTGCCTTATCGCGGGATGTCGCAGGCCGCCAACGACCTCGTCAGCGGCCAGATATCGCTCATCATCGGCGTGATGTCCGTTCAATTGAAGGAGCTCGGCGAGGCTGGCAAAGTCAGGCTGCTGGCGGTCACCACCGAGAAGCGGCTCAGCGGTGCGCCGGAGATTCCGACCGCCGTCGAATCCGGCATGCCGGATCTTCGCTATGAGGGATGGTTCGGCATCTTCGCACCAAGGCGCACCGACGATGCGATCATCGACCGGATCGCGCAGGCGACGCGGCTGGCCATGTCCGATCCGGCGCTTCTGGCGGGCTATCGCGCCCAGGGCCTGGAGCCCGACAGCGATTCGAGTCCCGACAAATTCCAGCGCATCGTCGAGGCGACGACGGCGAGCCTGGCGCCCGTGATCAAGTCAATCGGGCTGAGCAAATTGTGA
- a CDS encoding efflux RND transporter periplasmic adaptor subunit — MTGIITVKRVKIGAAIIAVVVIGAVAATRFTGTSSKSQSYITAPVTVSDLREEVLASGTLKPARLTAVGAQVSGRITALNVRVGDTVKAGDVIAQIDPITKQNDLRSSEASLKNYRAQKTEKEAALVLAEANLARQQATLAQHATSRSDFDSADSTVRQTRAQIAALDALIVGAEASVETARVNLDYTRITAPIDGTVLATVVQEGQTVNAVQSAPTIVVLGQLETMTVRAEISEADIVKVKPGQSLYFTILGDQDHRYEARLDQIEPAPESIKTDASFSSTTTSSSSSSSSSSTSTAIYYIGVFNVPNKDYALRTYMTAEVHIITGEARRVKVIPALAVMRKSDGRSTVRTLTASGDVSEREVKTGLNDRTTVEIKSGLDEGERVVTGEASEQTASRGMQGGGPPGGGGP, encoded by the coding sequence GTGACCGGGATCATCACCGTCAAGCGCGTGAAGATCGGCGCTGCAATCATCGCGGTGGTCGTGATCGGCGCGGTCGCGGCCACGCGTTTCACGGGGACGTCGAGCAAGTCGCAATCCTATATCACGGCGCCTGTCACGGTCAGCGATCTGCGCGAGGAAGTGCTCGCCAGCGGAACACTCAAGCCGGCGCGGCTGACCGCGGTCGGTGCGCAGGTATCGGGCCGGATCACCGCGCTCAACGTGCGCGTTGGCGACACGGTCAAGGCCGGCGACGTCATCGCCCAGATCGACCCCATCACCAAGCAGAACGATCTGCGCAGCTCGGAGGCCTCGCTCAAGAACTATCGCGCGCAGAAGACCGAGAAGGAGGCCGCGCTGGTGCTGGCCGAAGCGAACCTGGCACGCCAGCAGGCGACATTGGCGCAGCACGCGACGTCCCGCAGCGATTTCGACAGCGCGGATTCGACCGTGCGCCAGACCCGCGCCCAGATCGCCGCGCTGGACGCCCTGATCGTGGGCGCCGAGGCCAGCGTGGAGACCGCCAGGGTCAATCTCGACTACACCCGCATCACCGCGCCGATCGACGGGACAGTGCTCGCCACGGTGGTTCAGGAGGGGCAGACGGTCAACGCGGTGCAGTCCGCGCCGACCATCGTCGTGCTCGGCCAGCTCGAGACGATGACGGTGCGGGCGGAGATCTCCGAGGCCGACATCGTCAAGGTCAAGCCGGGTCAATCGCTCTACTTCACCATCCTCGGCGACCAGGACCATCGTTATGAGGCCCGGCTGGATCAGATCGAGCCGGCGCCCGAATCGATCAAGACGGACGCCAGCTTCTCCTCGACCACCACGTCCAGCTCAAGCTCGAGCTCGTCGAGCTCGACCAGTACGGCGATCTACTACATCGGCGTCTTCAACGTCCCCAACAAGGACTATGCGCTGCGGACCTACATGACCGCCGAGGTGCACATCATCACGGGCGAGGCCAGGCGCGTGAAGGTCATTCCGGCGCTGGCGGTGATGCGGAAGTCGGACGGACGCAGCACGGTGCGAACGCTCACCGCGTCCGGCGACGTCAGCGAACGCGAGGTCAAGACCGGCCTCAACGATCGCACCACCGTGGAGATCAAGTCAGGCCTCGACGAGGGCGAGCGCGTCGTCACCGGAGAGGCGAGCGAGCAGACCGCATCGCGCGGCATGCAAGGCGGCGGTCCGCCCGGAGGGGGAGGTCCCTGA
- a CDS encoding MacB family efflux pump subunit: MADPIIALENVRREFAAGDTRVVALDDVSLSIQPGEMVAIIGSSGSGKSTLLNILGCLDRPTSGTYRVAGKNVSELDADALAALRREHFGFIFQRYHLLGDLSAAANVEIPAVYAGINARERRTRANELLERLGVATRSGHRPNQLSGGQQQRVSIARALINGAEVILADEPTGALDRRSGEEVLKILKELHREGRTIIIVTHDADVAARAERIIELRDGRIASDRRTETAATAEPSARASRSARDSSVGWFSAMGRLREASRMALAAMAAHRLRAFLTMLGIIIGIAAVSSVVALGNASQRKVLSDISNLGTNTIEVFPGKDFGDARASKIKTLVVDDARALDRQSFIAGVTPTVSTSTTVRYRGNESNVLVNGVGESYFQVKGAKLAKGRLFDADAVRNIERQAVIDDNTRKTFFSDDQTSGIGRVIWLGKVPCRIVGVIAQQQGGFGSNQNLSVYLPYTTVQAQFTGDRALRSVLLRISDEVSTTLAQDAVTTLLTQRHNTRDFVILNTDDIRRTITSTTQTLAFLVAAIAVISLVVGGIGVMNIMLVSVSERISEIGVRMAVGARRSDILQQFLVEATLISSIGGIAGILIAILLGVIINIAVPGFQVSYSMFSIGAAFLTSTGIGVAFGFFPARRAAFLDPVVALSRD; this comes from the coding sequence TTGGCCGATCCGATCATCGCGCTCGAGAATGTCCGGCGGGAGTTCGCGGCCGGCGACACACGCGTGGTTGCGCTCGACGACGTCTCGCTGAGCATCCAGCCCGGCGAGATGGTCGCGATCATCGGCTCGTCGGGATCTGGCAAATCGACTCTGCTCAACATCCTCGGCTGCCTCGACCGCCCGACATCCGGCACCTATCGCGTCGCCGGCAAGAACGTTTCAGAGCTCGACGCCGATGCGCTGGCGGCGCTGCGCCGCGAGCATTTCGGCTTCATCTTCCAGCGCTATCATCTGCTCGGAGACCTTTCCGCCGCCGCCAATGTCGAGATTCCCGCCGTCTATGCCGGCATCAACGCGCGCGAGCGCCGAACCCGCGCGAACGAACTGCTCGAACGACTTGGCGTGGCGACCCGAAGCGGCCATCGCCCGAACCAGCTCTCCGGCGGCCAGCAGCAGCGCGTCTCTATCGCGCGAGCCCTGATCAACGGCGCCGAGGTGATCTTGGCGGACGAGCCGACCGGCGCCCTCGATCGGCGCAGCGGCGAGGAGGTCCTGAAGATCCTGAAGGAGCTGCATCGCGAGGGACGTACGATCATCATCGTCACTCATGATGCCGATGTCGCCGCACGGGCCGAGCGCATCATCGAATTGCGGGACGGCAGAATCGCCTCCGATCGCCGCACTGAAACTGCCGCCACGGCGGAACCTTCCGCCAGGGCCTCCCGATCCGCACGGGACAGCAGTGTCGGCTGGTTCAGCGCGATGGGACGCCTGAGGGAAGCATCGCGCATGGCGTTGGCCGCAATGGCCGCGCACCGGTTGCGCGCGTTCCTGACCATGCTCGGCATCATCATCGGCATCGCCGCGGTGTCGTCCGTCGTCGCGCTCGGCAACGCCTCCCAGCGCAAGGTGCTGTCCGATATCTCCAACCTCGGCACCAACACGATCGAGGTATTCCCGGGCAAGGATTTCGGCGATGCCCGCGCCAGCAAGATCAAGACGCTGGTGGTCGACGATGCCCGCGCGCTCGACCGGCAGAGCTTCATTGCCGGGGTCACGCCGACGGTCTCGACCAGCACGACGGTCCGCTATCGCGGCAACGAATCCAACGTGCTGGTCAACGGCGTCGGCGAGAGCTATTTCCAGGTGAAGGGGGCCAAGCTCGCGAAGGGCCGCCTGTTCGATGCCGACGCCGTCCGCAACATCGAGCGGCAGGCCGTCATCGACGACAACACCCGCAAGACCTTCTTCTCCGACGACCAGACCTCGGGGATCGGCCGCGTGATCTGGCTCGGCAAGGTGCCCTGCCGCATCGTCGGCGTGATCGCCCAGCAGCAGGGCGGATTCGGCTCGAACCAGAACCTCTCGGTCTACCTGCCCTACACCACCGTGCAGGCCCAGTTCACCGGCGACCGCGCGCTGCGCAGCGTCCTGCTCCGGATCAGCGACGAGGTCTCGACCACGCTGGCGCAGGACGCAGTCACCACGCTGCTGACACAGCGGCACAACACCAGGGACTTCGTCATCCTCAACACCGACGATATCCGCCGGACCATTACCAGCACCACGCAGACGCTCGCCTTCCTCGTGGCGGCGATCGCCGTCATCTCGCTGGTCGTCGGCGGCATCGGCGTTATGAACATCATGCTGGTGTCCGTGTCCGAGCGGATCAGCGAGATCGGCGTCCGCATGGCGGTCGGCGCCCGGCGCAGCGACATCCTCCAGCAGTTCCTGGTGGAGGCGACCCTGATCTCGTCGATCGGCGGCATCGCCGGCATCCTGATCGCGATCCTGCTCGGCGTCATCATCAACATCGCGGTGCCGGGGTTCCAGGTTAGCTATTCCATGTTCTCGATCGGCGCGGCGTTCCTGACCTCGACCGGGATCGGGGTCGCCTTCGGCTTTTTCCCCGCCCGCCGCGCCGCCTTCCTCGACCCCGTAGTGGCCTTGAGCCGTGACTGA
- a CDS encoding ATP-binding protein, producing the protein MSRARDIVALFSFRRISGQIAALILVSLILIHVLIAGYFLLNRPQLLADRPLEQFELITRIIANTPEAERATVLDSISRTYPELKLQLRDNVSSSSVPLPERTPLNIPTPPGGKIDLIRGSAPEDNRVWYYLAGDDVLEATIGSPKMPAFVSGLWTSTLLFLVASMTLLGIWAGRALSSPLSGFARAAENFSLNRSSAPLPENGPEEIRSAARALNRMRERITTLMNDRTRMLAAISHDLRTPITRLRLRSEYIEDPAQRLQTVRDLDQMQSMLESVLSLLRNESPVKPTLVDVAALLQMVCEQFSDSGYAVTYTGPDRAAFVLRPDEIIRAVTNLVQNATRFGTRVDVALSISGDQLVIDVSDDGPGIPDDRKAAMLEPFVRGEEARTMDETAGFGLGLSIAQAIVTAHDGTLVLLDNAPKGLRVRLQFAATSDGPRAPRT; encoded by the coding sequence ATGAGCCGCGCCCGGGATATCGTCGCACTGTTCAGCTTCAGGCGGATCAGCGGCCAGATCGCGGCCCTGATCCTGGTCTCGCTGATCCTGATCCATGTGCTGATCGCCGGATACTTCCTGCTCAACCGGCCGCAACTGTTGGCGGACAGACCTCTTGAGCAGTTCGAATTGATCACGCGGATCATCGCCAATACGCCGGAGGCGGAGCGTGCCACCGTCCTGGACAGCATCAGCCGCACCTATCCGGAACTGAAGCTACAATTGCGGGACAACGTCTCCAGCTCCAGTGTGCCGCTGCCGGAGCGGACGCCTCTGAACATCCCGACGCCGCCCGGCGGCAAGATCGATCTCATTCGCGGATCCGCGCCCGAGGACAATCGCGTCTGGTACTACCTCGCCGGCGACGACGTGCTCGAGGCCACGATCGGATCGCCGAAGATGCCGGCCTTCGTCAGCGGCCTCTGGACCTCGACGCTGCTGTTCCTGGTGGCGAGCATGACGCTGCTGGGCATCTGGGCCGGCCGCGCGCTCTCCTCGCCCTTGTCGGGCTTCGCGCGGGCGGCGGAAAACTTCAGCCTGAACCGGTCGTCGGCGCCGCTGCCCGAAAACGGCCCCGAGGAGATCAGGTCCGCGGCCCGGGCGCTCAACCGGATGCGCGAACGTATCACCACGCTGATGAACGACAGGACGCGCATGCTCGCGGCCATCAGCCACGACCTGCGCACCCCGATCACGCGGCTGCGGCTGCGCTCCGAATATATCGAGGATCCGGCGCAGCGCCTGCAGACCGTGCGCGACCTCGACCAGATGCAGTCGATGCTGGAATCGGTGCTGTCGCTGCTGCGCAACGAGAGCCCCGTCAAGCCGACACTGGTGGACGTCGCCGCGCTGCTGCAGATGGTCTGCGAGCAGTTCTCGGATTCCGGATATGCCGTGACCTATACCGGCCCCGACAGGGCCGCCTTCGTGCTGCGGCCAGACGAGATCATCCGCGCGGTGACAAACCTGGTCCAGAACGCAACGCGGTTCGGAACCCGGGTCGATGTCGCACTGTCGATATCGGGGGACCAGCTTGTCATCGACGTCTCCGACGACGGACCTGGCATTCCCGATGACAGGAAGGCGGCGATGCTGGAGCCGTTCGTGCGGGGAGAAGAGGCGCGCACCATGGACGAGACGGCGGGATTTGGCCTTGGTCTGTCAATCGCGCAGGCGATCGTGACCGCGCATGACGGAACGCTCGTGCTGCTCGACAACGCGCCAAAGGGCCTGCGCGTCCGCTTGCAGTTCGCCGCGACCAGCGACGGCCCACGCGCGCCCCGGACATAA
- a CDS encoding ATP-binding protein, with amino-acid sequence MPDHHEDPAISFGPFRLFPKSRLLEKEGSPLHVGGRALDILIFLAERPGEVVDKRELVKRIWADVNVDEGSLRFHVAALRKVLGDTGKSARYVVNVPGRGYCFVASLAQPAAAVAQPTVDILPPRSLPAQLAKMVGREEIVEKISNGLSLHRFMTVVGPGGIGKTAVAVTVGHRRSQDFGGRVFFVDFGPLRDASHVTTTIASALGLTISAEDPTPALLTFLKSGPTLVIFDSCEHVLDALAPLVERIVRDAPQLRVLATSRESFRSEGERIFRLFPLDCPPEREGLDAAEVLAYPAAQLFVERIAQSSGPFQLSAEEAPLVASICRRLDGIALAIELAAGRVNAYGIAGTASLLDSRFSLQWRGRRTAVPRHQTLAAALDWSYDLLSPAESATLRRLSVFAGPFAPEAAATIAAGDGLSTAETLEGIDSLVAKSLIAPSGSRTLRYRLLDTTRTYAHAKLNELGETRQVARRHAEHFREFFARADADTSTPLPEWLGIYGAELDNVRAALDWAFAPDGDTALGIRLTVAAVTLWVRLSLFAECRERTRTALAALGDTGDDRTRMQLLSALGWSLMYGEGRAREARPILETTFELAEKLDDKDFRLRALWGLSIDQFNNGQFGKARALAERFAGAAANSPDSTDVMLSDRLMAVALHYLGDQNDARVRIDRVNASLHVLAEKPKIFPLDLRISTQYFRARILWLQGQADQAQALAARNIEEGRANGHALTFSSVLGQAACPIAFWAGDFDAAERHGAELLEHTERHAIRLWGLWARAFNAAVMARRGDLATGLPLLREELNRAGDARFLPRFLPLLGELAACSGEADQIDRGLDVIEDVLTRCNDRQELWYLPELIRIKGELMLRGARHAGEAEAHFREAMAIAAQQGARFWELRCATSLARLMSGAGQNAEALAILERTCAPFTEDADIADIRSARALIEQLRT; translated from the coding sequence GTGCCAGACCATCACGAAGATCCGGCCATTTCCTTTGGGCCATTTCGACTGTTTCCGAAGTCCCGGCTCTTGGAGAAGGAGGGCTCGCCGCTCCATGTCGGCGGCCGCGCGCTCGACATTCTCATCTTCCTCGCCGAGCGCCCCGGCGAAGTGGTCGACAAGCGCGAGCTGGTCAAGCGCATCTGGGCCGACGTCAATGTCGACGAGGGCAGCCTGCGCTTTCATGTCGCAGCTTTGCGCAAGGTTCTGGGCGATACCGGCAAATCGGCCCGCTATGTCGTCAACGTGCCCGGACGCGGCTATTGCTTTGTCGCCTCGTTGGCTCAGCCGGCCGCGGCCGTCGCGCAGCCGACCGTCGACATCCTGCCGCCCCGCTCCCTCCCCGCACAGCTCGCGAAGATGGTCGGGCGGGAGGAGATCGTCGAAAAGATATCGAACGGGCTGTCGCTGCATCGCTTCATGACCGTGGTCGGGCCGGGCGGCATCGGCAAGACCGCCGTCGCCGTCACCGTCGGGCATCGCCGTTCCCAGGATTTCGGCGGGCGCGTCTTCTTCGTCGACTTCGGTCCGCTCAGAGATGCCAGCCACGTCACCACCACCATCGCCTCCGCGCTCGGACTGACCATCAGCGCGGAAGATCCGACGCCGGCCCTGCTGACATTTCTGAAGAGCGGCCCGACCCTGGTGATCTTCGACAGTTGCGAGCATGTGCTGGACGCGCTGGCGCCGCTGGTCGAGCGTATCGTCCGCGATGCGCCGCAGCTTCGCGTGCTCGCGACCAGCCGGGAGTCGTTCCGGAGCGAGGGCGAGCGCATCTTCCGGCTGTTCCCGCTGGACTGCCCGCCCGAGCGCGAGGGCCTGGATGCCGCCGAGGTGCTCGCCTATCCCGCGGCCCAACTGTTCGTCGAGCGCATCGCACAGAGCTCGGGTCCGTTCCAGCTCAGCGCGGAGGAAGCGCCGCTCGTCGCCAGCATCTGCCGGCGCCTCGACGGCATCGCGCTCGCCATCGAGCTTGCGGCAGGCCGCGTCAACGCCTACGGCATCGCCGGAACAGCATCCTTGCTCGACAGCCGTTTCTCGCTGCAATGGCGAGGGCGACGCACCGCCGTGCCGCGTCACCAGACGCTCGCCGCAGCGCTCGACTGGAGCTATGATCTGCTGTCTCCCGCCGAGAGCGCCACCCTGCGGCGCCTTTCGGTGTTCGCCGGACCCTTCGCACCGGAAGCGGCTGCCACGATCGCGGCCGGCGACGGGCTCAGCACAGCGGAAACGCTCGAGGGGATCGATAGCCTGGTCGCCAAATCGCTGATCGCGCCGTCAGGCTCGCGGACGCTGCGCTATCGCCTGCTCGACACCACGCGCACCTACGCACACGCAAAGCTCAACGAACTCGGCGAAACCAGGCAGGTCGCGCGGCGCCATGCGGAGCATTTTCGGGAGTTCTTCGCGCGCGCCGACGCCGACACGTCGACGCCGCTGCCCGAATGGCTCGGCATCTACGGCGCGGAGCTGGACAATGTGCGGGCGGCGCTGGACTGGGCCTTCGCGCCCGACGGCGACACGGCGCTTGGAATCAGGCTGACGGTTGCCGCGGTCACGTTGTGGGTCCGCCTCTCCTTGTTCGCCGAATGCCGCGAGCGCACCCGGACGGCGCTCGCCGCGCTCGGCGACACCGGCGACGACCGGACCCGCATGCAACTGCTGTCGGCACTCGGCTGGTCGCTGATGTATGGCGAGGGCCGCGCCCGTGAGGCGCGCCCGATCCTCGAGACGACATTTGAACTGGCGGAAAAGCTCGACGACAAGGACTTTCGCCTGCGCGCGCTCTGGGGCCTATCGATCGACCAGTTCAACAACGGACAATTCGGCAAGGCACGAGCTCTGGCCGAGCGCTTTGCCGGCGCCGCCGCGAACTCGCCTGATAGCACCGACGTCATGCTGAGCGACCGGCTGATGGCCGTGGCGCTGCACTATCTCGGCGACCAGAACGACGCGCGCGTTCGGATTGACCGCGTGAACGCCTCGCTGCATGTGCTCGCGGAGAAGCCGAAAATCTTCCCGCTGGACTTGAGAATATCGACGCAATATTTCCGCGCCCGCATCCTGTGGCTGCAGGGCCAGGCCGACCAGGCCCAGGCGCTCGCCGCCAGAAACATCGAGGAAGGCCGCGCCAACGGCCACGCGCTGACTTTCAGCAGCGTGCTCGGACAGGCCGCCTGCCCGATCGCGTTCTGGGCCGGCGACTTCGACGCCGCGGAACGCCACGGCGCCGAGTTGCTCGAACACACCGAGCGCCACGCCATCCGGCTGTGGGGTCTGTGGGCGCGGGCCTTCAACGCCGCAGTCATGGCCAGGCGCGGCGATCTCGCGACCGGCCTGCCGCTGCTACGCGAAGAGCTCAATCGCGCCGGCGATGCACGCTTCCTGCCGCGCTTCCTCCCCCTGCTCGGCGAGCTGGCCGCGTGCTCCGGAGAGGCCGACCAGATCGACCGTGGCCTCGACGTGATCGAGGACGTGCTGACCCGCTGCAACGACAGGCAGGAGCTCTGGTATCTGCCGGAGCTGATCCGGATCAAGGGCGAGTTGATGCTGAGGGGCGCGCGGCATGCAGGCGAGGCCGAAGCGCATTTTCGCGAAGCCATGGCCATTGCTGCACAGCAGGGCGCGCGCTTCTGGGAGCTGCGCTGCGCCACCAGCCTCGCGCGGCTGATGAGCGGGGCTGGTCAGAATGCAGAGGCCCTGGCGATTCTGGAACGCACATGCGCCCCGTTTACCGAGGATGCAGACATCGCCGATATCCGCAGCGCGCGGGCCTTGATCGAGCAGCTCCGGACCTGA